The Thermoplasmatales archaeon genome segment ACAATTCCCTATTCTTTGGAAGAAGTGAGCTTTATCGATGCTTCCTTTGATTTTGACGGAGATATTGTTTCTTGGTTTTGGAGTTTTGGGGATGAAAATTATAGCAATGAGAGGAATCCAAAACATGCATATGCTAAAAGAGGAATTTATAAAATAAAATTAACAGTATTTGACGATGAAGGGAAAAATGACACAATGGAAAAATATATAGAAGTTTTAAATTTGCCTCCAGTTGCAAACTTTACATGGGAGCCACTTAGCCCAACAGATTTAGATAATATCACTTTCAATGCTTCTTCAAGCTATGATTTAGATGGCTACATTGTAAATTATACATGGCAATTTGGAGATGGAAGCATTGCTTATGGAGAAATTGTCCAGCATAGATACACAGATAATGGAACATATAATGTTACTCTAAGCATAATAGATGATGATGGAGGAGAAAATAATATAACAAAATCAATAGAAGTTTTAAATTTGCCTCCAGTTGCAAATTTCACATATGAGCCATTGCAGCCATTTTCTCTAACAACCATTACTTTCAATGCTTCTTCAAGCTATGATTTAGATGGCTACATAGTTAATTATACATGGCAATTTGGAGACGGAAGCTTCGGCTATGGCATAATTGCTGAGCATTCTTATAATTCCTCTGGAACATATAATGTTACTCTAAGCATAACAGATGATGATGGGGGAGAAAATAATATAACAAAATCAATAGAAGTTTTGAATTTGCCTCCTGTTGCAAACTTTACTTGGCAGCCACCTAACCCAACAGATTTAGATAATATTATTTTCAATGCCTCTTCAAGCTATGATTTAGATGGAAGCATAGTCAATTATACATGGCAATTTGGAGATGGAAGCATTGCTTATGGAGAAATTGTCCAGCATAGATACACAGATAATGGAACATATAATGTTACTCTAAGCATAATAGATGATGATGGAGGGGAAAATAATATAACAAAATCAATAGTTGTTTTGAATGTGCCTCCAGTTGCAAACTTCTTTTCAATAGATAATGTTACAATCCTCGATAAAGTTTATTTCTATTCAGACAAGCCAAACTATGCTTCATTTGATCCTGATGGAAAAATAGTAAATTATACCTGGAGTTTTGGAGACGGAAATATCAGCCATGAAAAGAATCCTTCACATCAGTATAGGAACAAGGGTGTTTATAAAATAACCCTAACTGTTACAGATGATGATGGAGCAAAATCAAATATTTCAAAGTCAATCATGGTAATAAACTTGCCTCCTTATGCAGATTTTGAATTTGAGCCAGCAAGCCCAACAGATTTGGACCAGATATTTTTCAATGCAAACAAAAGCTATGATTTGGATGGTTCCATAGTTAATTTTACATGGCAATTTGGAGATGGAAATATTGGTTACGGAATAAACATAACTCATAAATATGCAGACAACGGGAGTTATCTTGTAATCCTCACTATAACAGATAACGATGGCAAAATTGCAACAAAAGAAAAGAGCATAGAGGTTGCAAATATTCCGCCCTATGCCGCCTTCTATGCGCCGGAGGAGGCAAGAGAAAAGGAGGAAGTTACTTTTGATGCATCAATGAGCCATGACACGGATGGTGAAATTGTTAGCTATTCTTGGGATTTGGATGGGGATGGTGTTATAGATGCTCAGGGCAAGGTAGTAAAGTATAGATATGAGCGCAGGGGGGCGTATACAGTAAAATTGATTGTTTTTGATAATGATGGGGCAAACAGCACTTTTTATGGCTTTATAAATATAAGGGAAAAGGAAAAAATACCTGGATTTGAGCTTGTGATAATAATAGCTGCTTCAGCAATCCTTATATTTATGAGGAAGTATAGATTAGGAATATGGAGAATATAAAATTTATAAGAGATTCGCTGTACGGAAATATAAAGGTAGAGGGAATTATTCTTGAATTGCTTGAAACCGCTGAACTGCAGAGATTGCATGGAATAAAGCAACTTGGATTTACATATCTTGTTTATCCTGGAGCAAATCATACGAGATTTGAACACTCTCTTGGAACAGCATTTATAGCAGGGAAGATATGTGAGGCATTAGGAATTGAGAAAGAAGAAATTGTTATTGCATCTCTTTTGCATGATGTTGGGCATGGTCCTTTTTCTCATACTCTTGAAAATATATTACATGAAAGGACGGGAAAAAATCATGTTGATATAGGAAAAGATATTATTCTTGGCAGAAAAATTTTAAGCGAGCATAAAAATGTTGCAGAAGTTCTTGAAAAATATGGGATAGATAATAAAGAAATTGTTGAAATTTTAAACGGCGAAAAAGAATATAGCTCAGAAATAATTCATGGTTCTCTTGATGCGGATCAAATAGATTATTTAATGAGAGATGCTTATTATACTGGTGTAGCTTATGGTGTTATAGATAGCGATAGGTTAATTCAGACAATGAAATTATATGATGGGAAAATTGTTTTTGAAAAGAAAGGCATTAGCGCTCTTGAAAGCCTGCTTGTTGCAAGGGCGTTGATGTATTCTTCCGTTTATCTTCATAAAACTGTAAGGATAGCTGAATTAATGCTTGTAAAGGCAATAAAAAAAATTGATTTTGATTTTTCATTGCTTAATGATTGCGAGTTAATTGAAAAGCTTAAAAATTCAGGAGAATATCAAAAAGATATTGTAAGCAGGCTGAAATATAGAAAACTATTTAAGAAAGCTTTTGCAAAAAGTTTTGATGAGCTGAATGAAAAGGAAAGAGGAATTCTTGCAGAAGTAAATATAAGCGATGTTGAAGAAGAAATTGCAAAGAAAGTTGGCATAGATGATGGCTACATAATTGTTGATATTCCTGGAAAGGATATACTGCTTTCAGAACCAAGGATAAGAAAAGTTGATATAAAAGTTATTGACGATGGGAAAGTAAAAAATCTTGGAGAACTAACTCCTCTGGCAAATGCACTTCAAGCAAGGGGAATAACAGATTGGGCTATAATGGTATGCTGTCCCGAGGAGTATAGAAGGGAGGTAGAAAAGTATTCAAATAAAATAATATTTGGATAAAGATGATAATATCAATCGGAAAATCGAGCATCGAGATCGTAAAAGGGGACATAACAGCCCAGCAGGCGGAGGCGGTAGTTAATGCAGCAAACCCCCAACTCACTCCAGGCGGAGGGGTGAGCGGCGCAATCCACAGGGCGGCTGGCAGGGAGCTCTGGGAGGAATGCAAGAAGCTTGGGGGATGCAGGCCAGGAGAGGCAAAGATTACAAGTGGCTATAAACTTGCAAAATATGTGATTCATACGGTCGGGCCGATTTATACAGGGAAGCCAGAGGATGAGATTACTCTTGCCAATTGCTACAGGAACAGCTTAAAGCTGGCGATGGAGCATGGAATAAAGAGCATTGCATTTCCATCAATAAGCACTGGCATATATGGCTATCCAGTTGAGGAAGCGGCAAGAATTTCTCTTGAAACAATTATATCCTTTCTTAGAGGGCATGAAGTTGAAATGGAAGTAAGGATTGTTCTTTATGATGATAGAACATATTTAACTTTTCTAAGGATTGCTGATGAACTCAAAAAGTTTTTAAAACTATAGGTTTTTCCATTCAGGTGAAAAAATTATTGAGAAAATTCTTCCTTATATGGGCGGACTTTACACATTGATATGGATACCTATTGGCTTAATCATAAATATTTTACTTTCCAGAAAATTTGGTGAGGAAAAAGTGGAGAAAAAAATGAAAAAATTTGGATTGTTTCTTCTTTTTATTTTTGTTCCAATTCTTGTTTTCAAAAATTTCTTTAATGTAAATTTTGGCAAAGAAGAAATTGATTTCATCTTTGTATCAATCATTTTCATGTTTTTTCTTTATCTTATTGCTTATCTTTTTTCTCTGCGCAAGGCAAAAAATGATTTAAAAACAATTGTTGTAAATCAGGGGCGCAGTTCTGCATTTATTGGAGGAGCATTGCTATCGATAGAAAAAATAGCAATTTATGCTGCTATATATATGAGCTTATTAGGGATTTATCTATTTGCAATAATTCCATATTTTTTATCAAGGGGAAAGGGAAAAAATCCTCTGCCATCCTATTTAAAAATTTATCCGTGGTATTTGCTTGTTTTTCCAATTTCAGCGGTTTTGATACATTCCTATACCGGATTAACAACAAAAACAATGCAATATGGCTCAATAATTGATTTTCTATCATCGCTCACGATAATTTCTGGCTTATACTATGTTGGAGCGAGCATAAAGTTAAAGGATTTAAAATTAGGCGAGTTGAAGAAGATTTTTACAGGAAATGATGAATTTAAAGTTGTTAAAGAAATTCTTGTAATAACTTTGCTATTAACCCCTCTTGTTTCATTCATTCTGCTCGCTCCCTTGCTTGCTTTCAAGATAATTCCTCTGGAATGGTTTATTGTTTTGCTTATAAATACAATCCTTCCAATTACAAGCACCAATATCTTCCTAGTTCCTTATGGAATAGATAGAAGAGCAACAGCCTTATCTGTAACATGGTCAACAGTATTCTCAATTCCTATTTTCATTATTCTATTCAATTTTGTTTTGATGATTTAAAAATCATTCCTCCACAATTCTTTTTGCTTTTCCTTCGCTTCTTGGAAGCGAAAATGGCTTTACAATTTCAACTGGAATATGCAGGTTAAGCATTGTATAAATTTCATCCTCAATTCTTTTTGCAATTCCTTCATCTTCCGCCTCAACTCTAACTATAAGAGTTGTCATCTCCTTCTCCTTCTTCTTTACTATCTGATAATTTTCACTTCCTCCAGCCCTTATTATTGCTTCTTCTATTTGCGATGGAAATACTATTACTCCTTTAACCTTCATCATATCATCGCTCCTTCCTTTAATGCGTGATTGAATTGGCAGGGTGCGCCCGCACTCGCAGGCTTCTTCGCTATAACTTGCTATATCTCTTGTCCTGAACCTTATTGCTGGAAATGCTTCTTTAGTAAGGGTTGTAAAAACGAGCTCACCTTCTCCTTCTTCTATTCTCTCGCCTGTTTTTGGATCAATCAACTCTGGCAGAAAATGGTCAGCATTTATATGCAATCTCTTTTCCTCACACTCGCTTACAACTCCAGGCCCTATTATTTCAGTCAATCCATAATGCTCGCAAGCCCCTATATTCCATTTCTCTTCAATTTTTCTCCTCATTTCATCGCTCCATGCCTCCGCTCCAAAAAAGCCAAGGCGAAGTTTGAAGTCATCGCTACAAAGACCCATTTCCTCTGCTACTTCTGCCATGTAGAGAGCATAGCTCGGTGTGCATGCAATGCAGGTTACTCCAAAATCTTTCATTATATTTATCTGCCTTTTTGTATTTCCAGAGCTAACTGGGATTACAAGAGCCCCAATTCTCTGGGCCCCTCTTTCAAATCCATGCGCCCCTGTAAATAATCCGTATCCATAGGAATTCTGCATTATATCATTTCTCCTCATTCCATTAGCCCATAATGAGCGTGCCATAACATCAGCCCATATTTCAATATCTTTCTTCGTATATACATCTACAACTGGCTTTCCAGTTGTTCCAGATGAAGCATGGACTTCAATGCAGTCATCAAGCTGAACACAAAGCAATCCAAAAGGATAATAATTTCTCATTTCATCTTTTGTGAGGAAAGGTATTTTAGATAAATCTTCCAAGCTTTTTATATCACTTGGCTTTATTCCATGCTCATCAAACTTGCGATGATATATTTCATTCCTTTCGTATACAAACTTTATTACTTTTTTAAGCCTCCTTAATTGAAGCTTCTTTAATTCTTCCAGTGGCATTGCCTCAATTTTTTCATCCCACATCATGCTTGTAAATACAAAATCATATAAAAATTTAAATTTCATAAAACTTAAAACATGTGCAGCTATTATGCCAATGCTTCAGCCAATTGAAGAAATTGCAAAAAAGATAGGAATAAGAGAAAGCGAATTAATTCTCTACGGCAAATACAAAGCAAAAGTAAGTCTGGATATTTTAAAAAGGATAAAGGGGAGAAAAAATGGAAAGCTAATTCTTGTAACAACAATAAATCCAACATTTGAAGGAGAAGGGAAAACAACAGTGACAATTGGCTTGGCCCAGGCTTTGGCAAAACTGGGGAAAAAAGTATGCCTTGCGATAAGGGAACCAAGCATCGCCCCTCTGATGGGTGCAAAGGGCGGCGGGACTGGCGGCGGGCGGAGCAAGGTAGAACCATCGCAGGATATAAATATGCATTTTACAGGAGATAAATATGCTGTGAGCATAGCCCATAATCTTCTTTCGGCATTGATTGACAACCATATTTTTTACGGAAATTCACTGGATATAGATTCAAGATATATTCTTTGGCCGAGGGTTATTGATATTGGGGATAGAAATTTGAGGAATGTTGTTGTTGGATTAGGAGGAGCAAAGGATGGCGTGCCCCGCGAGGAAAGATTTTCGATTACAGCAGCTTCCGAAATAATGGCAATCCTTTGCCTTAGCGAGAGCATAGAGGAAATGAAGGAAAAAATAGGCAGAATAATAGTTGCTTATTCCAGAGATGGTGAGCCGATAAGAGCTGAAAAATTTAAAGCGGTTGGAGCTATGGCGGCGTTGCTTAAAGAAGCGATAATGCCAAACTTGGTTCAAACCACGGAAAATGTGCCAGCATTTGTTCATGGAGGTCCTTTTGCAAATATTGCTCATGGCTCGAGTAGCTTAATTTCGGCAAAAATTGGGCTGAAGCTCGCTGATTATTTCATAACGGAAGCTGGCTTTGGAACAGATTTGGGGGCTGAAAAATTTTTTGATATAGTTTGCAGGCATAATCTAAAGCCAGATATTGCAATAATTGTGGTTTCGCTGAAATCTCTTAAATGGCATGGGGGAATGAGCATTGAAGATGCAAAAATGAAAAAAAGCACTAAAGCGGTTAGGAGAGGACTTGAAAACTTAGAGAAGCATGTTGAAAATATTCAAATTTTTGGCCTGCCAATGATCGTCGCTCTAAACAAATTTAAAGGAGACAGCGATGAAGAAATTAAAATTGTTGAAAAATTTTGCGAGGAAAGAGAAATTCCCTTTGCAATAGCTGAGGTGTATGAAGAGGGCGGGGAGGGAGGAATTGAACTCGCTGGGAAAGTTATTGATACAATTTATAACAATAAGCCAAAATTCAAATTTCTTTATGAAAATGATTTGTCAGTAAAGGAGAAAATAGAGGTAATTGCTGAAAAAATATACGGTGCAGAGAGGGTTGTTTATACATTGCCAGCAGAAGATGATATCAGAAAAATAAATAAAAT includes the following:
- a CDS encoding HD domain-containing protein; this encodes MENIKFIRDSLYGNIKVEGIILELLETAELQRLHGIKQLGFTYLVYPGANHTRFEHSLGTAFIAGKICEALGIEKEEIVIASLLHDVGHGPFSHTLENILHERTGKNHVDIGKDIILGRKILSEHKNVAEVLEKYGIDNKEIVEILNGEKEYSSEIIHGSLDADQIDYLMRDAYYTGVAYGVIDSDRLIQTMKLYDGKIVFEKKGISALESLLVARALMYSSVYLHKTVRIAELMLVKAIKKIDFDFSLLNDCELIEKLKNSGEYQKDIVSRLKYRKLFKKAFAKSFDELNEKERGILAEVNISDVEEEIAKKVGIDDGYIIVDIPGKDILLSEPRIRKVDIKVIDDGKVKNLGELTPLANALQARGITDWAIMVCCPEEYRREVEKYSNKIIFG
- a CDS encoding macro domain-containing protein; this translates as MIISIGKSSIEIVKGDITAQQAEAVVNAANPQLTPGGGVSGAIHRAAGRELWEECKKLGGCRPGEAKITSGYKLAKYVIHTVGPIYTGKPEDEITLANCYRNSLKLAMEHGIKSIAFPSISTGIYGYPVEEAARISLETIISFLRGHEVEMEVRIVLYDDRTYLTFLRIADELKKFLKL
- a CDS encoding phenylacetate--CoA ligase, which encodes MMWDEKIEAMPLEELKKLQLRRLKKVIKFVYERNEIYHRKFDEHGIKPSDIKSLEDLSKIPFLTKDEMRNYYPFGLLCVQLDDCIEVHASSGTTGKPVVDVYTKKDIEIWADVMARSLWANGMRRNDIMQNSYGYGLFTGAHGFERGAQRIGALVIPVSSGNTKRQINIMKDFGVTCIACTPSYALYMAEVAEEMGLCSDDFKLRLGFFGAEAWSDEMRRKIEEKWNIGACEHYGLTEIIGPGVVSECEEKRLHINADHFLPELIDPKTGERIEEGEGELVFTTLTKEAFPAIRFRTRDIASYSEEACECGRTLPIQSRIKGRSDDMMKVKGVIVFPSQIEEAIIRAGGSENYQIVKKKEKEMTTLIVRVEAEDEGIAKRIEDEIYTMLNLHIPVEIVKPFSLPRSEGKAKRIVEE
- a CDS encoding formate--tetrahydrofolate ligase, with the protein product MPMLQPIEEIAKKIGIRESELILYGKYKAKVSLDILKRIKGRKNGKLILVTTINPTFEGEGKTTVTIGLAQALAKLGKKVCLAIREPSIAPLMGAKGGGTGGGRSKVEPSQDINMHFTGDKYAVSIAHNLLSALIDNHIFYGNSLDIDSRYILWPRVIDIGDRNLRNVVVGLGGAKDGVPREERFSITAASEIMAILCLSESIEEMKEKIGRIIVAYSRDGEPIRAEKFKAVGAMAALLKEAIMPNLVQTTENVPAFVHGGPFANIAHGSSSLISAKIGLKLADYFITEAGFGTDLGAEKFFDIVCRHNLKPDIAIIVVSLKSLKWHGGMSIEDAKMKKSTKAVRRGLENLEKHVENIQIFGLPMIVALNKFKGDSDEEIKIVEKFCEEREIPFAIAEVYEEGGEGGIELAGKVIDTIYNNKPKFKFLYENDLSVKEKIEVIAEKIYGAERVVYTLPAEDDIRKINKIGLNEMQVCIAKTPYSLSDDASLRGRPKNFKITVKEVRLSAGAGFLVPVTGKITTMPGLPLKPSAENIDVDDRGNIIGI